A section of the Acidobacterium capsulatum ATCC 51196 genome encodes:
- a CDS encoding glycoside hydrolase family 27 protein yields MKAVSQKALRCAVVLAVALVTAVALPAQNKPYPTAAQLAPTPPMGWNSWNHFAGKVDEADVRAAAKAMVDSGMAAAGYKYIVIDDTWQGKRDAQGFIHPNSKFPDMPGLIQYVHSLGLKFGIYSSPGPQTCAGYEGSYGHVQQDAETYARWGVDYLKYDLCSYLGIMHKEAANNPAKALAMQQAAYLKMYKALAAAGRPIVFSLCQYGIGDVWKWGPSVGGNLWRTTGDIQDNYARMATIGFGQAGLAKYAGPGHWNDPDMLEVGNGGMTNEEYRTHMSLWALLAAPLIAGNDLSHMSPATLAILTNREVIAVDQDRLGREGDRVSKNGALEIWAKPLTGGAKAVGLFNRDTQPHSMTLQLSVVNFPPHAHLRDLWRHKTVHAHHGAYTVTVPAHGVVLLKLTR; encoded by the coding sequence ATGAAAGCGGTATCACAGAAAGCCCTGCGTTGCGCCGTGGTGCTCGCCGTGGCGCTCGTCACGGCCGTTGCTCTCCCTGCACAGAACAAGCCCTACCCCACCGCGGCTCAACTGGCTCCCACGCCGCCCATGGGCTGGAATAGCTGGAATCACTTCGCAGGCAAGGTGGATGAGGCCGATGTGCGCGCCGCTGCCAAGGCCATGGTTGACAGTGGCATGGCCGCCGCCGGATACAAATACATCGTCATCGACGACACCTGGCAGGGCAAGCGCGACGCGCAGGGATTCATTCATCCCAACAGCAAATTCCCTGACATGCCGGGCCTGATTCAATACGTCCATTCGCTTGGCCTCAAGTTCGGCATCTACTCCTCGCCCGGGCCGCAAACCTGCGCGGGCTATGAGGGCAGCTACGGTCACGTCCAGCAGGATGCAGAGACCTACGCCCGCTGGGGTGTCGATTATCTCAAGTACGACCTGTGCAGCTATCTCGGCATCATGCACAAAGAGGCCGCCAACAATCCTGCCAAGGCTCTCGCCATGCAACAGGCCGCCTACCTCAAGATGTACAAGGCCCTCGCCGCCGCCGGCCGTCCCATCGTCTTCAGCCTCTGCCAGTACGGCATTGGTGATGTGTGGAAGTGGGGCCCCAGCGTCGGCGGCAATCTGTGGCGCACCACCGGCGACATTCAGGACAACTACGCCCGCATGGCCACCATTGGCTTCGGCCAGGCGGGACTCGCAAAATACGCCGGCCCCGGTCACTGGAATGACCCCGACATGCTCGAAGTCGGCAACGGCGGCATGACCAATGAGGAGTATCGCACGCACATGTCGCTCTGGGCCCTCCTCGCCGCGCCGCTCATCGCCGGCAATGATCTCAGCCACATGTCGCCGGCTACTCTCGCCATCCTCACCAACCGCGAGGTCATCGCCGTCGATCAGGACCGCCTGGGCAGGGAAGGGGATCGCGTCTCAAAGAATGGCGCGCTCGAAATCTGGGCCAAGCCTCTCACCGGCGGAGCCAAGGCCGTCGGCCTCTTCAACCGCGACACGCAGCCGCACTCCATGACGCTGCAGCTTTCGGTCGTCAACTTCCCGCCGCACGCGCATCTGCGCGACCTGTGGCGGCACAAAACCGTGCATGCCCATCATGGCGCTTATACCGTCACGGTTCCCGCTCACGGAGTGGTGCTGCTTAAGCTCACGCGCTGA
- a CDS encoding type II toxin-antitoxin system RelE/ParE family toxin — translation MPVTHPVNFTPAARYELLDAQDWYENEVEGLGQRFRAEVSTAVERIQANPHQFPLVYRNVRRAVLRRFPYLLMFLIEPDDSLTVVACFHGSRNPVRWHGRL, via the coding sequence TTGCCCGTAACCCACCCGGTCAACTTCACCCCTGCTGCCCGATATGAACTGTTGGACGCGCAGGACTGGTACGAAAACGAAGTCGAAGGCCTTGGGCAGCGATTTCGCGCAGAGGTGAGCACTGCGGTAGAGCGAATACAAGCCAATCCTCACCAATTCCCTCTTGTGTACCGCAATGTTCGACGCGCTGTCCTCCGGCGCTTCCCATACCTTCTTATGTTCCTCATCGAGCCCGACGATTCCCTCACGGTGGTTGCCTGTTTTCATGGAAGCCGCAATCCGGTCCGCTGGCATGGCCGGCTGTAA
- a CDS encoding glycosyltransferase family 9 protein, with protein MANNQSVENLGKSASSLAQPSCCTTGKTIVYAAFKGMGDLLNAAPVISEQLRCGHSVKLLLFPGMMLEEFVSLLDFGPEVANLELISLPVSGGIRSLGRFLRIASKIPADLVWISPHGPREASSWKIPLLLWLTKIALWRNGKIAAADSEHLSWLFDIRVPIDRDLPLYEREWRAFMMMEADGKLDVPLPRVKFLPKIDSEKTKPRMYDVLIHPGANASNRTWPYEHYSALVQSLPPELTIAVLGLPQDLQRMRSVLPDNRGIIFLSGSLEEAIIAIARARVVLAMDSGTAHFAQNLGISTVALFGKSAPDTIIGRNSSVLPIYERRFSCQPCGRATCSQPEVYCMNSISAETVVAAVKSLLSKS; from the coding sequence ATGGCAAATAATCAATCAGTCGAAAATTTGGGCAAAAGTGCCTCTTCATTGGCGCAGCCTTCCTGTTGCACTACAGGTAAAACCATTGTCTATGCGGCGTTCAAGGGGATGGGGGATCTCCTCAATGCGGCACCTGTGATATCAGAGCAATTGCGTTGTGGACATAGTGTAAAACTCCTTCTCTTCCCAGGAATGATGCTGGAGGAGTTCGTAAGCCTCCTCGATTTCGGACCTGAGGTGGCCAACTTGGAGCTTATTTCGCTTCCGGTCTCGGGAGGGATTCGGTCACTTGGGCGGTTTCTACGGATCGCATCTAAAATTCCGGCAGACCTTGTTTGGATTTCCCCGCATGGTCCAAGGGAGGCTTCTAGCTGGAAAATTCCTTTACTTCTGTGGCTTACAAAGATTGCGCTTTGGCGTAACGGCAAGATCGCTGCCGCAGACAGTGAGCACCTGTCTTGGCTATTCGACATCCGCGTTCCCATTGATCGAGACCTTCCACTATACGAACGAGAGTGGCGGGCCTTCATGATGATGGAGGCCGACGGAAAATTGGATGTGCCTCTGCCTCGGGTAAAGTTCCTGCCGAAAATAGACAGTGAAAAAACCAAGCCCCGCATGTATGACGTCCTGATTCATCCAGGTGCCAATGCCTCTAATCGTACCTGGCCGTATGAGCATTACAGCGCACTGGTTCAGAGCCTTCCGCCGGAGCTCACTATCGCGGTACTTGGACTTCCGCAGGATCTTCAAAGGATGCGGAGTGTCCTTCCTGATAATCGAGGCATCATTTTCCTTTCAGGATCACTTGAGGAGGCTATTATCGCAATCGCGCGTGCCAGAGTCGTTCTGGCCATGGACAGCGGAACTGCCCACTTTGCCCAGAATCTCGGAATTTCTACAGTGGCGCTGTTTGGGAAGTCAGCCCCGGATACTATCATCGGACGCAATAGTAGCGTGCTCCCGATCTATGAGCGCAGGTTTTCTTGTCAGCCTTGCGGGCGCGCGACCTGCAGCCAACCGGAGGTTTATTGTATGAATTCGATATCTGCCGAGACAGTGGTGGCCGCCGTTAAAAGCCTATTGTCGAAGAGCTAA
- a CDS encoding addiction module protein: protein MERLTQDELSRLTPPERLDMIAQLWDSLEENQLPVSAAQKDELDRRLDRLDADRRESVTWDALKAELERRCP, encoded by the coding sequence ATGGAGCGACTCACCCAGGACGAGCTTTCGCGGCTGACGCCACCGGAGCGGCTGGATATGATTGCGCAGCTTTGGGACAGCCTCGAAGAGAACCAGCTTCCTGTTTCTGCGGCCCAGAAAGACGAGCTGGACCGGCGTCTTGATCGCCTGGACGCGGACCGGCGCGAGAGCGTGACCTGGGACGCGCTGAAAGCGGAGCTGGAGCGTCGTTGCCCGTAA
- a CDS encoding glycosyltransferase family 2 protein has translation MIGSAKSSLCTVTASVVLYNTPESQLRRLLDSALKSSLRLTVYLVDNSPVPARHPYLDNPQVIYIRANRNNGYGAGHNIAMRRILNSSEFHFVLNPDIYFDPFELQKMVEFMAENPTVGQLMPKVVYPDGALQYLCKLLPSPLDLLSRRFSTVPLRWSGRRAAGQFDLRFTNYDRVMEVPYLSGCFMLFRTSALQQIGLFDERFFMYPEDIDITRRMHAEYRTVFFPHATVVHDHARESYKSTRALWVHLYNMAKYFNKWGWIWDPEREKVNRATLQQFESVANRPPGDTASD, from the coding sequence ATGATTGGGTCGGCTAAAAGCTCCTTGTGTACGGTTACAGCTTCTGTTGTCCTGTATAACACTCCCGAATCTCAGTTGAGGCGATTGCTGGATTCCGCCCTCAAGTCTTCTTTGCGCCTGACAGTATATCTGGTAGACAATTCTCCTGTTCCCGCTCGTCACCCGTACTTAGATAATCCACAGGTGATTTACATCCGCGCGAATAGGAATAACGGCTACGGGGCTGGCCACAACATTGCCATGCGGCGAATTCTAAACAGCTCGGAATTTCACTTCGTCCTAAATCCAGACATCTATTTCGATCCCTTCGAGTTGCAAAAGATGGTCGAGTTTATGGCTGAAAACCCGACGGTCGGCCAGCTGATGCCGAAGGTGGTCTATCCAGACGGGGCCTTGCAATACCTTTGCAAACTGTTGCCGAGTCCTTTAGACCTTTTATCACGACGCTTTTCGACCGTGCCGCTTCGTTGGAGCGGACGCCGGGCAGCGGGGCAATTTGATCTCAGATTTACCAACTACGACCGAGTGATGGAAGTACCCTATCTCTCTGGGTGTTTTATGCTTTTCCGTACTTCGGCCCTTCAGCAAATTGGCTTGTTCGACGAGCGTTTCTTCATGTATCCGGAGGACATCGACATAACACGTAGAATGCACGCGGAGTATCGGACCGTCTTCTTTCCTCACGCTACTGTCGTTCACGATCACGCCCGGGAGTCCTACAAGAGTACTCGCGCTCTATGGGTGCATCTTTACAACATGGCTAAATATTTCAACAAGTGGGGTTGGATCTGGGATCCTGAGAGGGAGAAGGTCAATCGCGCCACCCTTCAGCAATTCGAGTCTGTTGCCAATCGCCCCCCGGGGGATACGGCTTCGGACTGA
- the rlmN gene encoding 23S rRNA (adenine(2503)-C(2))-methyltransferase RlmN — MTAGRNNLTTILDASGRLPVHAPARPLFGLSFEELSEALADFRLPPWRLRQVRHALYRQWAASWSEVTTLPQELRESLEKAGFAPGLPGIVETFRSVDGTERYLIAGHDGQTVETVWMPGGDGGEAGDGSGSDGAGDDRPGEDSGEAAYQRATICVSSQIGCAVNCQFCLTARLGIIRNLTAGEIAGQVVAVLKRQQVEMGRDRINLVFMGMGEPFLNYDAFMDAVRLLSDEVGIPVSRMTVSTSGIVPGILRFAEEPVRPKLAISLNAPDDIVREAVMPINRKWDIAEVLDAVRKVPLRAKERVTFEYVLLGGVNDQPEHAETVARLLRRANLPLKVNLIVWNPGPDVPYTMPKAEDVAAFQEYLVGKGVPAYIRRPRGRDIYAACGQLKRTVSG, encoded by the coding sequence ATGACCGCTGGCAGGAACAACCTGACTACCATTTTAGACGCTTCCGGGCGTCTGCCGGTGCATGCCCCTGCCCGCCCGCTGTTTGGCCTTTCTTTTGAGGAGCTTAGCGAAGCGCTGGCGGATTTCCGTCTGCCGCCCTGGCGGTTGCGGCAGGTGAGGCACGCCCTTTACCGCCAGTGGGCGGCTAGCTGGAGCGAGGTGACCACGCTGCCGCAGGAGTTGCGGGAAAGCCTCGAAAAAGCCGGTTTTGCGCCCGGATTGCCCGGGATTGTGGAGACTTTTCGCTCGGTCGACGGCACCGAGCGCTACCTGATCGCGGGCCATGACGGCCAGACGGTGGAAACGGTCTGGATGCCGGGCGGAGATGGCGGCGAGGCCGGCGACGGGTCTGGAAGCGACGGGGCTGGGGACGACAGGCCTGGGGAAGACTCCGGCGAGGCCGCCTACCAGCGGGCGACCATCTGCGTCTCGAGCCAGATTGGCTGCGCCGTGAACTGCCAGTTCTGCCTGACGGCGCGGCTGGGCATCATTCGCAACCTGACCGCAGGCGAGATTGCCGGGCAGGTGGTGGCCGTGCTCAAGCGCCAGCAGGTGGAGATGGGCCGCGACCGCATCAATCTTGTCTTTATGGGCATGGGCGAGCCGTTTTTGAACTACGACGCTTTCATGGACGCCGTGCGGCTGCTCAGTGACGAGGTCGGGATTCCCGTCTCGCGCATGACGGTTTCGACGTCCGGCATCGTGCCGGGGATTTTGCGCTTTGCCGAAGAGCCGGTGCGGCCGAAGCTGGCCATCAGCCTCAATGCGCCCGATGACATCGTGCGCGAAGCAGTCATGCCCATCAATCGCAAGTGGGACATCGCTGAGGTGCTCGATGCGGTGCGCAAAGTTCCGCTGCGCGCCAAAGAGCGCGTAACCTTTGAATACGTGCTGCTGGGCGGCGTCAATGACCAGCCGGAGCACGCCGAAACGGTCGCGCGGCTGCTGCGCCGGGCCAATCTGCCGCTGAAGGTGAACCTGATCGTGTGGAATCCCGGCCCGGATGTGCCCTACACCATGCCGAAGGCCGAGGACGTTGCGGCCTTTCAGGAGTATCTCGTAGGCAAGGGAGTTCCGGCATACATCCGGCGGCCGCGCGGACGGGATATTTACGCCGCCTGCGGCCAGTTGAAGCGCACGGTGAGTGGGTAG
- a CDS encoding cold-shock protein, which translates to MEQGTVKWFNDAKGFGFLSRPNGEDVFVHFSAITSNGFRSLQEGQAVQFNVVKGAKGWQAENVQAL; encoded by the coding sequence ATGGAACAGGGAACAGTGAAATGGTTTAACGATGCCAAGGGTTTTGGATTTCTGAGCCGTCCCAATGGTGAAGATGTTTTCGTGCACTTCTCGGCGATCACCAGCAATGGCTTCCGCTCGCTGCAGGAAGGCCAGGCCGTTCAGTTCAACGTCGTCAAGGGCGCGAAGGGCTGGCAGGCTGAGAACGTTCAGGCTCTCTAA
- a CDS encoding 2-oxoglutarate dehydrogenase E1 component — protein sequence MSATRLEPNPTEVAATFQREQIFDHYRRWGYLEAQLDPLGQYLAPAPIDGEVSEGPGADEARRYYCGTVGVEFMHIPSAERRRWLQQRLERDPEKTAPEVQQRILDDLTRADIFEQVIQSRYLGTKRFSLEGVTSLIPFLEELLHRAAELGATKSVMGMSHRGRLNVMVNTFRKSASDIFAKFEDVDPRSILGGGDVKYHQGATAELPMRNGSTLSLHLVSNPSHLEAVDPIVAGRAKAKQMRMQRADGSDGHAGVLPVTIHGDAAFAGQGIWAETLNLAYVEGFNIGGSIHIIVNNLIGFTAEPEESNSSRFASDMAKRLPIPIFHVNAEDADAVVRIAALAAEYRYTFRSDVVIDLIGYRRHGHSEVDDPTITQPLRYARIKEHPPLYEIYAKHIGADVAARVKELQAEFGEAQKAAQKLDKQPVVARLPEYWSAYKGGPYKAEYEVETGLTREEIAAIAEGVTRAPEGFHVHAKIQKLLEQRLEMGHGKRPFDYGMAEAIAIGSLLRQGIPVRMSGQDTQRGTFNHRHSVLTDIENEQQWIPLNHLAEGQAQFDVYNSTLSEAGVMGFEYGYSRDFPESLVLWEAQFGDFANGAQIVIDQFLSSAEDKWGLLSGLVLLLPHGYEGQGPEHSSARVERYLQLTARDNMQVCQPSSAAQYFHLLRRQAMRQWRKPLVVFTPKSMLRHPAAVSPIDAFTQPRFQPVVPETEIENAERLLLCTGKIGHELRIERQKRQDTKTGILFLDQMYPWPEAELIAAMNQHPNAHEIVWVQEEPENMGALSFVMPRLRRLAHGRQVLSVKRSAAASPATGSAKAHEMEQKTLIDLALSHSLKERLAK from the coding sequence ATGAGTGCTACCCGACTGGAACCGAACCCGACTGAAGTTGCCGCCACTTTTCAACGCGAACAGATCTTTGATCACTACCGCCGCTGGGGCTACCTTGAGGCGCAGCTTGACCCGCTCGGCCAGTACCTTGCGCCTGCGCCCATCGATGGCGAAGTCTCTGAAGGCCCCGGGGCTGACGAAGCCCGCCGCTACTACTGCGGTACCGTCGGCGTGGAGTTCATGCACATTCCCTCCGCCGAGCGCCGCCGCTGGCTCCAGCAGCGTCTTGAGCGCGATCCAGAGAAGACCGCGCCCGAGGTGCAGCAGCGCATTCTCGACGACCTGACCCGCGCGGACATCTTCGAGCAGGTCATTCAGTCCCGCTATCTCGGTACCAAGCGTTTTTCGCTTGAGGGCGTCACCTCGCTCATTCCATTTCTTGAGGAGCTGTTGCACCGCGCCGCCGAACTGGGCGCCACCAAGAGCGTGATGGGGATGAGCCATCGTGGCCGCCTCAACGTCATGGTGAACACCTTCCGCAAGTCCGCCTCTGACATCTTCGCCAAGTTTGAAGACGTCGATCCGCGCAGCATTCTCGGCGGCGGCGATGTGAAGTACCACCAGGGCGCCACTGCGGAGCTGCCCATGCGCAACGGCTCCACGCTTTCGCTGCATCTGGTTTCCAATCCCAGCCACCTTGAGGCCGTCGATCCCATCGTGGCCGGCCGCGCCAAGGCCAAGCAGATGCGCATGCAGCGCGCCGACGGCAGTGACGGCCATGCTGGAGTGCTGCCGGTCACCATCCACGGTGACGCGGCCTTTGCCGGGCAGGGCATCTGGGCCGAGACGCTCAACCTCGCCTATGTCGAGGGCTTCAACATCGGCGGTTCCATCCACATTATTGTGAACAACCTCATCGGCTTCACCGCCGAGCCGGAAGAGTCGAACTCCTCGCGCTTTGCCTCTGACATGGCCAAGCGCCTGCCGATTCCCATCTTCCACGTCAATGCCGAAGATGCCGATGCCGTCGTGCGCATCGCCGCGCTGGCCGCGGAGTACCGCTACACCTTCCGCTCTGACGTCGTCATCGACCTCATCGGCTACCGCCGCCACGGCCACAGCGAGGTGGATGACCCCACCATCACGCAGCCGCTGCGCTACGCCCGCATCAAAGAGCACCCGCCGCTTTACGAGATTTACGCGAAGCACATTGGCGCCGATGTGGCCGCGCGCGTCAAGGAACTGCAGGCCGAGTTTGGCGAGGCGCAGAAGGCCGCGCAAAAGCTCGACAAGCAGCCGGTCGTCGCCAGGCTGCCGGAGTACTGGTCAGCCTACAAGGGCGGCCCCTACAAAGCGGAGTACGAGGTGGAAACCGGCCTCACCCGCGAAGAGATCGCCGCCATTGCCGAGGGCGTCACCCGCGCGCCCGAGGGCTTTCACGTGCATGCCAAGATTCAGAAGCTGCTGGAGCAGCGTCTGGAGATGGGCCACGGCAAGCGCCCCTTCGACTACGGCATGGCCGAGGCCATCGCCATCGGCTCGCTGCTCCGGCAGGGAATTCCCGTGCGCATGAGCGGCCAGGACACGCAGCGCGGCACCTTCAACCATCGCCACAGCGTGCTCACCGACATTGAGAATGAGCAGCAGTGGATCCCGCTCAACCATCTCGCCGAGGGGCAGGCGCAGTTTGACGTCTACAACTCCACGCTCTCTGAGGCCGGTGTCATGGGCTTCGAGTACGGCTACAGCCGCGACTTTCCTGAGTCGCTCGTGCTCTGGGAGGCGCAGTTCGGCGACTTCGCCAACGGCGCGCAGATTGTCATTGATCAGTTCCTCAGCTCGGCTGAGGACAAGTGGGGCCTGCTCAGCGGCCTCGTGCTGCTGCTGCCGCACGGCTATGAGGGCCAGGGGCCGGAGCATTCGAGCGCGCGCGTCGAGCGCTATCTGCAACTGACCGCGCGAGACAACATGCAGGTGTGCCAGCCGTCGAGCGCCGCGCAATACTTCCATCTGCTGCGCCGCCAGGCGATGCGCCAGTGGCGCAAGCCGCTCGTGGTCTTCACACCCAAGAGCATGCTGCGCCATCCGGCGGCGGTCTCGCCCATCGATGCCTTCACCCAGCCGCGCTTCCAGCCGGTGGTGCCTGAGACGGAGATCGAGAACGCCGAGCGTCTGCTGCTTTGCACCGGCAAAATCGGGCATGAGCTGCGCATCGAGCGCCAGAAGCGGCAAGACACCAAGACAGGCATCCTCTTCCTCGACCAGATGTACCCGTGGCCCGAGGCCGAACTGATCGCCGCCATGAACCAGCACCCCAACGCGCATGAGATCGTTTGGGTGCAGGAAGAGCCGGAGAACATGGGCGCGCTCTCCTTCGTGATGCCGCGCCTGCGCCGCCTCGCGCATGGCCGCCAGGTGCTCAGCGTCAAGCGCTCCGCCGCCGCCTCGCCGGCCACCGGCTCGGCCAAGGCCCACGAGATGGAGCAGAAGACGCTCATCGACCTCGCCCTCAGCCACTCCCTCAAGGAGCGTCTGGCGAAGTAG
- a CDS encoding M16 family metallopeptidase, producing the protein MSQQRDIRRTVLPNGLTILTERMEHVRSVAMGVWINTGSRHELPEVNGISHFVEHMVFKGTRNRSAQRIAREVDAIGGNMDAFTGKETICFNMKVLDEHVPTATEVLSDLVLNPVFSHEEITRERGVVLEEIKIDEDNPDYLVHELFVQSFWKDHPLGKPILGTRETVKRFEQDTLFGYYGDRFLGGNMTFSAAGHLEHDAFVEQIRRRFESLPAGRSELSQTPPTTTARIQMRNKKSLEQVQLCLGVPAPHVSSEDRYITLMLNTILGGGMSSRLFQTVREEHGLAYSIYSDLAPYRDTGSLCVYAGTSAANVERMITLVMAELQRMKQEPVTADELRRAKDQLKGNLLLSLESSMSRMSNLARQEMYFGHFFSFDDILTQVEAVTVEQIMQLAQRLFRPELVAVTLLGRLDGVKITRAQLAC; encoded by the coding sequence ATGAGTCAACAACGAGACATTCGACGGACAGTTTTGCCCAACGGCCTCACCATCCTTACCGAGCGCATGGAGCACGTGCGCTCCGTGGCCATGGGCGTTTGGATCAACACCGGATCGCGCCACGAGCTGCCCGAGGTGAACGGCATTTCGCACTTTGTGGAGCACATGGTCTTCAAGGGCACCCGCAACCGCTCGGCACAGCGCATTGCGCGCGAGGTGGACGCCATCGGCGGCAACATGGACGCCTTCACCGGCAAGGAGACCATCTGCTTCAACATGAAGGTGCTCGATGAGCACGTGCCCACGGCCACCGAAGTGCTCTCTGATCTCGTGCTGAACCCCGTTTTCTCGCACGAGGAGATCACCCGCGAGCGCGGCGTCGTACTCGAAGAGATCAAGATCGACGAGGACAACCCCGACTACCTCGTACACGAGCTCTTTGTGCAAAGCTTCTGGAAGGACCACCCCCTCGGCAAGCCCATCCTGGGCACGCGCGAGACCGTCAAGCGCTTTGAGCAGGACACGCTCTTCGGCTACTACGGCGACCGTTTTCTAGGCGGCAACATGACCTTCTCCGCCGCCGGGCACCTGGAGCACGATGCCTTCGTCGAGCAGATTCGCCGCCGCTTTGAGTCGCTGCCCGCGGGCCGCAGCGAGCTGAGCCAGACGCCGCCCACCACGACGGCGCGCATTCAGATGCGCAACAAAAAGTCGCTCGAACAGGTGCAGCTCTGCCTGGGCGTGCCCGCGCCGCATGTGTCCTCAGAGGACCGCTACATCACGCTGATGCTCAACACCATTCTGGGCGGCGGCATGAGCTCGAGGCTCTTCCAGACGGTGCGCGAGGAGCATGGGCTCGCCTACTCCATCTACAGCGACCTCGCGCCCTACCGCGACACCGGCTCGCTCTGCGTCTATGCCGGCACCTCGGCGGCCAACGTGGAGCGCATGATCACGCTTGTCATGGCCGAGTTGCAGCGCATGAAGCAGGAGCCGGTCACCGCCGATGAGTTGCGGCGCGCCAAGGACCAGCTCAAGGGCAACCTGCTGCTCTCGCTTGAAAGCTCGATGTCGCGCATGTCGAACCTGGCCCGGCAGGAGATGTACTTCGGCCACTTCTTCAGCTTCGACGACATTCTCACCCAGGTCGAGGCCGTGACCGTGGAGCAGATCATGCAGCTCGCGCAGCGGCTCTTCCGCCCCGAACTCGTGGCCGTGACGCTGCTCGGCCGCCTGGACGGCGTAAAGATCACCCGCGCGCAACTGGCCTGCTAG
- a CDS encoding glycosyltransferase family 2 protein: protein MSQVYIIVVNWNGWRDTIECLESVFRLEFRDFAVIVCDNASEDGSLGHIAAWARGELMAGCGNPDLACHSTPPVRKPIPYLDVSPADQLSVVSRQERLFLLQTGSNSGFAAGNNAGLRVALSDPNFEYAWLLNNDTVVHPKALSAMVNRMEARPDAGICGSKLLYYNRPEEVQALGGSSYNLWTARVHHLGAGPMSSQLPREESVEANMKYVVGASMLVRKFFLERVGLMNECYFLYFEEIDWATRARGKWRLVVSLDSVVFHKEGGSIGTVRQSALQPIKTEYYATRNRILFTRKFYPFALGTVLLAAAASCVQRIVRGHKANARAVFLGISSGFAGEEGAKTRL from the coding sequence ATGTCACAAGTCTATATCATAGTTGTGAACTGGAACGGATGGCGGGACACGATCGAGTGTCTCGAGTCCGTTTTTCGGCTTGAATTTCGGGATTTTGCAGTGATTGTCTGCGATAACGCATCAGAGGATGGTTCACTGGGCCACATCGCTGCCTGGGCCAGGGGGGAATTGATGGCGGGGTGCGGTAATCCCGATCTTGCCTGCCACTCGACCCCTCCAGTTCGCAAGCCAATCCCATACCTGGACGTCAGTCCGGCAGATCAGCTCTCGGTGGTCTCGCGCCAGGAAAGACTGTTCCTCCTTCAGACGGGAAGCAATTCAGGATTCGCGGCCGGAAACAATGCAGGCCTGCGCGTGGCCCTCTCGGACCCGAACTTCGAGTACGCCTGGCTGTTGAACAATGACACGGTCGTTCACCCGAAGGCGCTGTCCGCGATGGTAAACAGAATGGAAGCGCGGCCCGATGCCGGCATCTGCGGCTCGAAGCTGTTGTACTACAACAGACCCGAGGAGGTGCAAGCCCTCGGCGGATCATCGTACAATCTCTGGACTGCGCGTGTACATCATCTTGGCGCGGGCCCGATGTCCAGCCAATTGCCCCGCGAAGAGAGCGTAGAGGCAAATATGAAGTACGTGGTTGGGGCCTCGATGCTGGTCAGAAAGTTCTTCCTTGAGCGCGTTGGCTTGATGAATGAATGCTACTTTCTTTATTTCGAGGAAATCGATTGGGCGACTCGCGCCAGGGGCAAGTGGCGCCTCGTCGTTTCCCTGGATTCGGTAGTATTCCATAAAGAAGGCGGTAGTATAGGTACAGTACGGCAATCGGCATTGCAGCCAATAAAGACCGAATATTATGCGACTCGAAATCGCATTCTGTTTACTAGGAAGTTCTATCCATTTGCTCTAGGGACGGTCCTTCTCGCGGCAGCAGCAAGCTGTGTTCAGCGCATTGTTCGAGGGCATAAGGCAAACGCCCGAGCGGTGTTTTTGGGTATTAGCTCGGGGTTCGCGGGCGAAGAAGGCGCGAAGACGCGACTATGA